In Malania oleifera isolate guangnan ecotype guangnan chromosome 8, ASM2987363v1, whole genome shotgun sequence, a single window of DNA contains:
- the LOC131162390 gene encoding transcription termination factor MTERF4, chloroplastic gives MIPIFRTRKRLSIVTAWNVSATSPSPFASSQAQHDPSCAQPQTPVSSPARVFPVRAFSTQSSKFPEYEMPSVTWGVVQGRKEKLISRVIICDYLKSIGIVPDELEHLELPSTVEVMRERVEFLQKLGLTIDDINEYPLMLGCSVRKNIIPVLGYLEKIGIQRSKLGEFVKNYPQALHASVVVELAPVVKFLRGLDVEKQDIGYVLQKYPELLGFKLEGTMSTSVAYLVSIGVSPRDIGPMVTQYPYFLGMRVGTMIKPLVDYLAFLGLPKKVLARMFEKRAYLLGYDLEETVKPNVDCLISFGIRREALPSVIAQCPQILGLPLKAKLSTQQYFFNLKLKIDPEGFARLVERMPQVVSLNQHVIMKPIEFLLGRGIPAVDVSNMVVKCPQLVALRVELMKNSYYFFKTEVGRPVKELVEFPEYFTYSLESRIKPRYQKLQSRGIRCSLAWFLNCSEERFEERLQADYIETETMGPSFCMGGKLELPGNEIVSDEEDESDDEILYRRTVSL, from the coding sequence ATGATCCCAATCTTCAGAACAAGAAAACGCTTAAGCATCGTCACTGCCTGGAACGTTTCTGCAACTAGTCCATCTCCATTCGCATCTTCCCAAGCACAACATGACCCGTCTTGTGCACAACCCCAAACCCCAGTTTCAAGCCCTGCTAGGGTTTTCCCAGTTCGCGCCTTCTCAACGCAATCTTCAAAATTCCCCGAATATGAGATGCCGTCGGTAACGTGGGGAGTCGTCCAAGGACGAAAGGAGAAACTTATTTCCCGCGTGATAATCTGTGACTACTTGAAGAGTATTGGGATAGTTCCTGATGAACTGGAACACTTGGAATTGCCGTCAACGGTTGAAGTGATGAGGGAGAGAGTGGAATTTCTCCAGAAGTTGGGGTTGACAATCGATGATATTAACGAATACCCTTTAATGCTTGGGTGCAGCGTGCGCAAAAATATTATACCAGTCTTGGGATATTTGGAGAAGATAGGTATTCAAAGGTCGAAGCTTGGTGAATTTGTTAAGAATTACCCACAAGCGCTACACGCCAGTGTTGTTGTTGAGCTTGCTCCTGTCGTGAAGTTTTTACGTGGGCTTGATGTGGAAAAGCAAGATATTGGTTATGTGTTGCAAAAGTATCCGGAACTGTTGGGGTTTAAGCTTGAAGGGACTATGAGCACTTCAGTGGCTTATCTTGTTAGCATTGGCGTTAGTCCGAGAGATATTGGTCCAATGGTTACACAATATCCTTATTTCTTGGGAATGAGAGTTGGGACCATGATCAAGCCATTGGTTGATTACTTGGCTTTTTTGGGTTTGCCAAAGAAGGTGTTGGCTCGGATGTTTGAGAAGCGGGCATATCTACTGGGTTATGATTTGGAAGAGACAGTTAAGCCAAATGTGGATTGCTTGATCAGTTTTGGGATAAGGAGGGAAGCACTTCCTTCGGTGATTGCACAGTGCCCTCAAATTCTTGGGCTTCCTTTGAAAGCAAAATTATCTACTCAGCAATACTTCTTTAATTTAAAGTTAAAAATAGATCCCGAAGGTTTTGCTCGACTGGTAGAGAGGATGCCACAAGTAGTTAGCCTCAATCAGCATGTGATTATGAAACCTATTGAGTTTCTTTTGGGTCGGGGAATACCTGCTGTAGATGTATCAAATATGGTTGTGAAATGCCCTCAATTGGTTGCGCTGCGAGTTGAGCTCATGAAGAATAGTTATTACTTTTTTAAAACTGAGGTGGGAAGGCCAGTGAAGGAGCTTGTTGAGTTCCCTGAGTACTTTACTTATAGCTTAGAATCCAGGATCAAACCTAGGTACCAAAAATTACAAAGCAGGGGGATTAGGTGTTCTTTGGCCTGGTTCCTCAATTGTAGTGAAGAGAGATTTGAGGAGAGGCTGCAGGCTGACTATATTGAGACAGAGACCATGGGTCCATCATTTTGTATGGGTGGGAAGTTAGAATTACCAGGAAATGAGATTGTGTCAGATGAAGAAGATGAGAGTGATGATGAAATACTTTATAGACGCACGGTTTCTCtttag